The Prevotella melaninogenica genome window below encodes:
- a CDS encoding saccharopine dehydrogenase family protein: MGKVLMIGAGGVATVAAFKIVQNQDVFTEFMIASRRKEKCDELVKAIHDKGYKADIKTAQVDADDVEQLKELFNSFKPELVINLALPYQDLTIMDACLACGCNYLDTANYEPKDEAHFEYSWQWAYKDKFEQAGLTAILGCGFDPGVSQAYTAYAAKHHFDEIHYLDIVDCNAGNHHKAFATNFNPEINIREITQKGLYYENGKWIETDPLVVHQDITYPNIGPRDSYLMHHEELESLVKNYPTIKRARFWMTFGQQYLTYLDCIQNLGMSRIDEIEYEAPLADGSGKTVKVNIVPLQFLKAVLPNPQDLGENYDGETSIGCRIRGIKDGKEQTYYIYNNCKHQDAYNETGMQGVSYTTGVPAMAGAMMFFKGLWRKSGVWNVEDFDPDPFLEVLNKQGLPWHEVFGGDLEL; encoded by the coding sequence ATGGGAAAAGTTTTAATGATTGGCGCAGGTGGCGTAGCTACTGTAGCCGCTTTTAAGATTGTCCAGAACCAGGACGTGTTTACGGAGTTCATGATTGCCAGCCGTCGTAAGGAGAAATGTGACGAACTGGTTAAGGCAATTCATGATAAGGGCTACAAGGCAGACATCAAGACTGCACAGGTTGATGCAGACGATGTTGAGCAGTTGAAAGAACTCTTCAATTCATTCAAGCCTGAGCTGGTTATCAATCTTGCACTACCCTATCAGGACCTCACCATCATGGATGCCTGCTTAGCTTGCGGTTGCAACTATCTTGACACCGCTAACTATGAGCCAAAAGATGAGGCACACTTCGAGTATAGCTGGCAGTGGGCTTACAAGGATAAGTTCGAGCAGGCTGGATTGACAGCTATCCTCGGTTGTGGTTTCGACCCTGGAGTGTCACAGGCTTATACCGCATATGCAGCAAAGCATCACTTTGATGAGATTCACTATCTTGATATTGTTGACTGTAACGCAGGTAACCACCACAAAGCATTTGCAACCAACTTCAACCCAGAAATCAATATCCGTGAGATTACCCAGAAGGGACTTTATTATGAGAATGGCAAATGGATTGAGACAGATCCATTGGTAGTACATCAAGATATTACCTATCCAAACATCGGTCCTCGAGACTCTTACTTGATGCACCACGAAGAGTTGGAGTCATTAGTCAAGAACTATCCAACAATCAAACGCGCTCGCTTCTGGATGACTTTTGGTCAGCAATACCTTACTTACCTTGATTGTATTCAGAATCTTGGTATGAGTCGTATCGATGAGATTGAGTATGAAGCACCATTGGCAGATGGGTCTGGCAAGACAGTTAAGGTTAATATCGTTCCTTTACAGTTCTTGAAGGCAGTGTTGCCTAATCCACAGGACCTCGGCGAGAACTATGATGGTGAGACCTCTATCGGCTGCCGTATTCGTGGTATCAAGGATGGTAAGGAACAGACTTACTACATCTATAACAACTGTAAGCATCAGGATGCCTATAATGAAACAGGTATGCAGGGCGTTAGCTATACTACTGGTGTACCAGCAATGGCTGGTGCAATGATGTTCTTCAAGGGACTTTGGAGAAAATCAGGTGTATGGAACGTGGAAGACTTCGATCCAGATCCATTCTTGGAGGTACTCAATAAGCAAGGTTTACCTTGGCACGAAGTGTTTGGTGGTGATTTAGAACTATAA
- a CDS encoding GntR family transcriptional regulator, protein MNFENNKAIYEQMADRLCDEIIAGTYKADDRIPSVREYAVMLQVNTNTAVKAYELLSREEIIYNRRGLGYFVSAGAREQIMTARRKTFLTQSLPSVFREMKLLGITIEDIEKEWEKAQR, encoded by the coding sequence ATGAATTTCGAAAATAATAAGGCTATCTATGAGCAAATGGCAGACCGTCTTTGCGATGAGATTATAGCTGGAACATATAAAGCTGACGATCGAATACCGTCTGTCCGGGAGTATGCCGTTATGCTGCAAGTGAATACGAACACTGCAGTGAAGGCCTATGAGCTACTCTCTCGTGAGGAGATTATATACAATCGGCGTGGACTTGGCTACTTTGTTTCAGCTGGTGCACGTGAGCAAATCATGACTGCTCGACGCAAGACATTCCTTACCCAGTCTCTTCCCTCAGTCTTTCGTGAGATGAAACTATTAGGAATAACAATAGAAGATATAGAGAAAGAGTGGGAGAAGGCGCAACGATGA
- a CDS encoding TfoX/Sxy family protein, which yields MACSLDFIEFVSSQIATAGTVRCRKMFGGYMVYVDEKPVIIVCDNIPYVKEHEAIKSMMLSAERGFPYEEAKEHYVLDVSRSDFAVKVVKVLAEVLPYPKSRKKNK from the coding sequence ATGGCTTGCTCTTTAGACTTTATTGAATTTGTTAGTAGTCAGATAGCTACTGCAGGGACTGTGAGATGTAGGAAGATGTTTGGTGGCTACATGGTTTATGTTGACGAAAAGCCTGTTATCATAGTTTGTGACAATATACCTTATGTCAAAGAACACGAGGCAATTAAGTCAATGATGCTATCTGCCGAACGTGGATTCCCTTATGAAGAAGCTAAGGAACACTACGTTTTAGATGTTTCAAGGTCTGATTTTGCTGTCAAGGTTGTTAAGGTCTTGGCAGAAGTGTTACCTTATCCAAAGAGTAGAAAAAAGAATAAATAA
- a CDS encoding DEAD/DEAH box helicase yields the protein MLSFSSLNSNERTLLMLMAYFYKYGQTKKKLSNLLEKIMLPSLSDLAFKRLKTDGLLVEVNLHYYGGGKVLYINKDMLIPSLFELFKEENSLLLQNIRRLYKKTYNNEKPSPLVRLIIYYIAPNAEEAISTSYAQVLESFNDCCLNLIDEREYETFFLSMPTELLSFVLNATLRMAMARDKVMDWEYLKGLVFSRKKIGNSIARKSDLESVFAYYYYLGTGKICINLKTSVSNIFTLQIAAIDALYKGDYALAYKLYTKVMTANNKVAPIKGLFVNPIANYYFAIAAIFTNTETSLKKLETMMKRNGDREYTPTYFLVQPLKAYFYDKSDANIRKESYLELCKEPDMQMVSWLTWTMYPSFGILPTKATKPINPPNWAFLQLETGIMESSSSEEILVKDFGGTSLLSRLEVKSLWQLRLETLIAENQAVGNQTTETVRDTMLVYLLRYGIVVPILKRRLKNGSWSVGKELSVRELINLDVPGLDSVDQRIKEGIFSWEYSVYIEKYLYLFVDCDHIYTGSTYDLQPVKIHKDNPHLIIDKRSDGSFSVSTNVKELQRGEKSSFFYKKNSETDYSVFTPSEFEYKTYKEILAQEIYPAEAETLLIQLIKAVGGKTEIHSNMVAELDDLQRVDVQPCITLRVVSTANNCFQLTALVRISDSLSFVPGKGNVTTIAEQEHKKVQLVRNLKKERDYLKAINEGLIEVEFFDEGEAWKPQSITDSITLPIYTMLPFIQWCKEHRDICMMEWAEGSKIKYYPGISSSAAHISFKSKNNWFEVEGDIEISEGQVISLQKLLGLMHQSAHQKYIIIGDNEFITISTQLSRILKRLDTVTTENRSHLQIAPAAVSLLGDLLDDTSLNIKRNETMDALRQRIEACSKKIPVVPKTLQAQLRDYQEEGFEWMSRLTAWGAGVCLADDMGLGKTVQTIALLLEQSENGASLIVAPSSVVPNWRNELQRFAPTLNLTILNQSEDRSKDIKEAKAGDVIITTYGLLNIQQDDLTGREWNVVCLDEAHTIKNANTKMSKAAMLLKAQHKVILTGTPIQNHLAELWNLFQFINPGLLGSAEQFRKKFILPIEGDNDKARQSQLRRLISPFLLRRTKAEVIDELPAKNEIKLPVELSSEEMAMYEVKRRETEAKILENKADKVSTLAEITHLRQMACSCSLVDKRWKLPSSKVLAFIDLAESLNDSGNRALVFSQFTSFFEEIKKAMETAKLPYLYLDGSTPMSMREKLVKEFQSGKCPFFLISLKAGGLGLNLTGANYVIHLDPWWNPAIEQQATDRAYRIGQKQDVTVYRLISQHTIEEKILRLHKTKRNLSDSLLEGSDISHALTQEELLELLQDNR from the coding sequence ATGCTTTCATTCTCTTCTCTTAATTCCAACGAGCGCACACTTCTTATGCTGATGGCTTATTTTTACAAATATGGTCAAACTAAGAAAAAACTATCAAACTTGTTGGAGAAGATAATGTTGCCATCTCTTTCCGATTTGGCTTTTAAAAGGTTAAAGACCGATGGTTTACTGGTAGAAGTAAATCTTCACTATTACGGAGGTGGAAAAGTATTATACATAAATAAGGATATGCTGATTCCTTCTCTCTTTGAACTTTTCAAAGAAGAAAACAGCCTATTATTACAGAATATACGCAGACTTTATAAGAAGACTTATAATAATGAAAAACCATCTCCTTTGGTGCGTTTGATAATATATTATATTGCACCAAATGCAGAGGAAGCAATATCGACTTCCTATGCGCAAGTCTTAGAATCGTTCAATGACTGTTGCCTTAACTTGATTGATGAAAGAGAATATGAGACTTTCTTTCTATCAATGCCCACAGAATTATTGTCTTTTGTGCTGAACGCAACTCTTCGTATGGCAATGGCTCGGGATAAAGTAATGGACTGGGAATATTTAAAAGGACTTGTTTTCAGTCGTAAAAAAATAGGCAATAGTATAGCAAGAAAAAGCGATTTAGAATCAGTCTTTGCTTATTATTACTATTTAGGTACGGGTAAAATCTGTATTAATCTCAAAACATCTGTAAGCAATATCTTTACACTTCAGATAGCAGCAATTGATGCATTGTATAAAGGAGATTACGCTTTAGCCTATAAGCTATATACCAAGGTGATGACGGCTAATAATAAGGTAGCTCCTATTAAGGGACTTTTCGTAAATCCTATTGCTAATTATTATTTCGCAATTGCAGCAATCTTTACCAACACAGAGACCTCTCTGAAGAAGTTAGAAACAATGATGAAGCGTAATGGGGATAGAGAATACACGCCTACATACTTCCTTGTACAACCGTTGAAGGCTTATTTTTATGATAAGTCTGATGCGAATATACGAAAAGAGTCTTATCTTGAATTGTGCAAGGAACCAGATATGCAGATGGTATCTTGGCTTACTTGGACGATGTATCCGTCTTTTGGCATACTTCCGACAAAGGCAACTAAACCTATTAATCCACCTAACTGGGCTTTCTTGCAACTGGAGACTGGCATTATGGAGAGTAGCTCTTCTGAAGAAATTTTGGTGAAAGACTTCGGTGGTACATCACTGTTGAGCCGATTAGAAGTAAAATCTCTTTGGCAGCTTCGACTTGAAACACTAATTGCGGAGAATCAAGCAGTAGGGAATCAAACAACAGAGACTGTTCGAGACACAATGCTCGTATATCTGTTGCGTTATGGAATTGTTGTTCCCATTCTTAAACGTAGGTTGAAAAATGGTAGTTGGTCTGTGGGTAAAGAGCTTTCTGTTCGTGAACTTATAAATCTGGATGTTCCGGGCTTAGACAGTGTTGATCAGCGTATTAAAGAAGGAATCTTTTCGTGGGAATATAGTGTCTATATTGAAAAGTATCTGTATCTTTTTGTTGATTGTGACCATATTTACACCGGTTCCACCTATGACTTGCAGCCTGTGAAGATTCATAAGGACAATCCACACCTTATCATAGATAAACGTTCGGATGGTTCTTTCAGTGTCTCTACGAATGTAAAAGAGTTACAAAGAGGTGAGAAGTCGTCTTTCTTTTATAAGAAGAATTCTGAAACAGACTATTCTGTCTTTACCCCATCTGAATTTGAATATAAGACTTATAAGGAAATTCTGGCGCAAGAGATTTATCCAGCTGAAGCCGAGACCTTGCTAATTCAGCTGATTAAGGCTGTAGGTGGAAAGACAGAAATCCACTCCAATATGGTGGCTGAGCTTGACGATTTACAGCGTGTTGATGTGCAACCTTGTATAACGCTCCGTGTTGTTTCCACTGCAAACAACTGTTTCCAACTTACTGCCTTGGTGCGTATCTCTGATAGTCTTTCCTTTGTTCCAGGAAAGGGAAATGTCACCACTATTGCAGAACAAGAGCATAAGAAAGTGCAATTAGTTCGTAACCTAAAGAAAGAGCGAGATTATCTTAAAGCGATTAATGAGGGGCTAATTGAGGTAGAGTTCTTTGATGAAGGCGAAGCATGGAAGCCTCAAAGTATTACGGATTCGATAACACTTCCTATCTACACAATGCTACCTTTCATTCAGTGGTGTAAAGAACACCGAGATATTTGCATGATGGAATGGGCTGAAGGTAGTAAGATAAAGTATTATCCAGGCATCAGCAGTAGTGCTGCTCATATTTCTTTTAAATCAAAGAATAACTGGTTTGAGGTCGAAGGTGATATTGAAATTAGTGAGGGGCAGGTCATTTCCCTTCAAAAGCTGCTCGGACTGATGCATCAGAGTGCTCATCAGAAGTATATTATTATCGGTGACAATGAATTTATTACGATAAGCACCCAGCTCTCACGCATACTTAAACGACTTGACACAGTAACGACCGAGAATCGTTCACATCTGCAGATAGCACCTGCTGCAGTCTCTTTGTTAGGCGACTTGCTGGATGACACATCCTTGAATATAAAGCGTAATGAGACTATGGATGCCTTACGTCAGCGCATTGAAGCGTGCAGTAAAAAGATTCCAGTTGTACCGAAGACCTTGCAGGCACAGCTACGTGACTATCAGGAAGAGGGATTTGAATGGATGTCAAGACTGACGGCATGGGGAGCAGGTGTCTGTTTGGCTGACGATATGGGATTGGGAAAGACCGTTCAGACCATCGCCCTACTTCTTGAACAGAGCGAAAACGGAGCTTCGCTGATTGTGGCACCATCCTCTGTCGTACCTAACTGGCGCAATGAACTTCAGCGATTTGCACCGACGTTGAATCTCACTATTCTCAATCAGAGTGAGGATCGTTCAAAAGATATTAAGGAGGCAAAGGCAGGAGATGTTATTATCACCACGTATGGTTTGTTGAATATTCAGCAGGATGACCTCACTGGGAGGGAATGGAACGTAGTCTGTCTTGATGAAGCACATACCATCAAAAATGCCAATACGAAGATGTCAAAGGCGGCTATGCTGTTGAAGGCACAGCACAAGGTTATCCTTACGGGTACTCCTATTCAAAACCATCTTGCAGAGTTGTGGAATCTCTTCCAGTTTATTAACCCCGGTCTTTTAGGAAGTGCAGAACAATTCAGGAAAAAGTTTATCCTGCCTATTGAAGGAGATAACGACAAAGCACGCCAAAGCCAGTTACGTCGTCTGATTTCTCCGTTCCTTTTGCGTAGAACGAAAGCAGAGGTTATTGACGAATTACCTGCAAAGAACGAAATAAAACTCCCTGTTGAACTATCATCGGAGGAGATGGCTATGTATGAGGTTAAAAGGCGAGAAACAGAGGCGAAGATTCTTGAAAATAAAGCTGACAAGGTAAGTACGTTGGCTGAGATTACTCATTTGCGCCAGATGGCGTGTAGCTGTTCGTTGGTTGACAAGAGATGGAAGCTACCAAGCAGCAAAGTGCTTGCGTTCATAGACTTGGCGGAGAGTCTCAATGACAGCGGTAATCGTGCGCTTGTTTTCAGTCAGTTTACCAGTTTCTTTGAGGAGATAAAGAAGGCTATGGAGACTGCAAAACTCCCTTATCTTTATCTTGACGGAAGTACACCAATGTCCATGCGTGAAAAGTTAGTTAAGGAGTTTCAGTCAGGGAAGTGTCCTTTCTTCCTCATTAGCCTAAAAGCTGGAGGATTGGGACTGAATCTTACGGGTGCGAACTATGTTATCCATCTTGATCCTTGGTGGAATCCTGCCATCGAACAACAGGCTACCGACCGTGCTTATCGTATCGGTCAAAAACAGGACGTAACAGTCTATCGTCTGATTAGCCAGCACACCATTGAGGAGAAAATACTACGTTTACATAAGACAAAGCGCAACCTTTCAGACTCACTTCTTGAGGGCTCTGATATCTCCCATGCACTGACACAGGAGGAATTGCTCGAGTTGTTGCAAGATAACAGATGA
- a CDS encoding DNA/RNA non-specific endonuclease — MKHIFLKTIILSLSLLAVACKGEKQKRDFSTLDKPFVESYNYNRSNDTNTSKGKKNANQKNTFEVKQGLEIPIGKATVPSLILYREGYTTSYNAETRTPNWVAWHLTAAHTNGPIKRKGITFQADEEIPAPRVDTYDYMRSGYDRGHMCPAGDNHWSQKAMEQSFLMTNICPQEPALNSGLWNTVEKLCRTWAEQYGDVYIVCGPIYFNRKHKTIGKNKVQVPEAFFKVVLRLKDEPKAIGFICRNASAKGHKKTDYVNTVDEVERITGIDFFSQLPDNIEQVIESQANIKEWY; from the coding sequence ATGAAACATATATTCCTCAAAACAATCATACTTTCTCTGTCCCTATTGGCGGTTGCATGCAAAGGAGAGAAACAGAAGAGAGATTTCTCAACATTAGACAAACCCTTTGTAGAATCCTATAATTACAATAGGTCTAACGACACTAACACATCAAAGGGAAAGAAGAATGCGAACCAGAAAAACACATTTGAAGTAAAACAAGGCTTAGAAATTCCTATCGGTAAAGCTACTGTTCCGTCTCTCATACTCTATCGTGAGGGCTATACAACATCGTATAACGCAGAAACACGTACACCTAATTGGGTGGCATGGCACCTGACAGCAGCTCACACAAACGGACCTATTAAGCGCAAGGGTATCACCTTCCAAGCAGACGAAGAGATACCTGCACCACGTGTTGACACTTATGATTATATGCGTTCTGGCTACGACCGAGGACACATGTGTCCTGCTGGTGACAACCATTGGAGCCAAAAAGCAATGGAACAGAGTTTTCTGATGACGAATATTTGTCCACAAGAACCAGCCTTGAATAGTGGTTTGTGGAATACAGTAGAAAAGCTTTGTCGAACATGGGCAGAGCAATATGGCGATGTATATATTGTCTGTGGACCTATCTATTTCAATCGAAAACATAAGACAATTGGAAAGAATAAAGTGCAAGTGCCTGAAGCTTTCTTCAAAGTTGTCCTCCGACTGAAAGACGAACCGAAGGCTATTGGTTTTATCTGTAGGAACGCATCGGCTAAAGGACACAAGAAGACTGATTACGTCAATACAGTTGACGAGGTAGAACGTATCACTGGAATAGACTTCTTCTCACAACTTCCTGATAACATTGAACAGGTAATAGAAAGTCAAGCTAATATAAAAGAGTGGTATTAA
- a CDS encoding ABC transporter ATP-binding protein, which translates to MIQVNELTFSYPKSKHNVFEGLNLQLNENRIYGLLGKNGTGKSTLLYLIAGLLKPKKGSVIVDGYTTSCRYPEMLEELYIVPEEYDLPNMSLSKYAKIHEDFYPRFSEEVLEKCLSDFEMSSDLDFKQLSMGQKKKVYMSFALATGCRILLMDEPTNGLDIPSKALFRKVVAGNMAEDASLIISTHQVHDVEQLLDHIIILDNSQLLINASTEDITAKYTFGIRQSNEMDDEVLYAEPSLQGNNVIARRQEGDSETTINLELLFNAATTGKLK; encoded by the coding sequence ATGATTCAAGTAAATGAACTGACTTTCAGTTACCCAAAAAGCAAGCACAACGTGTTTGAGGGGCTGAATCTACAACTCAATGAGAACCGGATTTATGGTCTGTTAGGCAAGAACGGAACAGGAAAAAGTACGCTGTTATACCTTATAGCAGGACTTCTGAAACCGAAGAAGGGTAGTGTTATCGTTGATGGTTATACCACTTCATGCCGTTATCCAGAAATGTTAGAGGAACTGTATATTGTACCTGAGGAGTATGACTTGCCCAATATGTCACTCAGTAAGTATGCAAAGATTCATGAAGACTTCTACCCTCGATTTAGCGAGGAGGTTCTTGAAAAGTGCTTGTCAGACTTTGAAATGTCCTCTGATCTCGACTTTAAGCAACTCTCTATGGGACAGAAAAAGAAGGTGTATATGAGCTTTGCACTTGCTACTGGTTGTCGTATTCTTCTGATGGATGAACCTACTAACGGACTCGATATTCCTTCAAAGGCTCTTTTCCGTAAAGTAGTTGCTGGCAATATGGCAGAAGACGCATCGCTGATTATCTCTACTCATCAGGTGCATGATGTTGAGCAACTGCTTGATCACATTATCATCCTTGATAATTCACAGTTGCTTATCAACGCCTCAACCGAGGATATCACCGCAAAATACACCTTCGGCATCCGTCAAAGCAATGAGATGGATGACGAAGTACTCTATGCTGAACCATCACTACAGGGCAATAATGTGATTGCTCGACGTCAGGAGGGAGATAGCGAAACAACTATTAACCTTGAATTGTTGTTCAATGCTGCAACAACAGGTAAACTAAAATAA
- a CDS encoding GIN domain-containing protein: protein MKTTFARIINLSLVFAACLFLFSSCIRKKGDFGKVVTKNISVEKFQELEVAALVPVHIIQGKKCSIKVKGQERLLSYLDFDVIDGKLTVQIKNPDSVFGQVFFPYSMEKVNSNIEIYITAPTLTHINLYGSNPIIFSDSITLDNLIINSDFGCNVTINKMRINQLNFVIADDIGINIKSLTAKQANFDISGNGKIRLNSGYIDNTSFSIAGNADLKIRNLTAKKARFAVPGNADLDVNFNRTDTASFYIMGNTDAKITGTTRLPIQMIEGGKAVIKNETTRIK from the coding sequence ATGAAGACAACATTTGCAAGAATCATTAATCTCAGCCTTGTTTTCGCTGCTTGCCTATTCCTTTTCAGTTCTTGTATTCGCAAGAAAGGGGATTTTGGTAAGGTCGTAACCAAGAATATTTCTGTTGAAAAGTTCCAGGAATTAGAGGTTGCAGCATTAGTTCCAGTTCATATCATACAAGGCAAGAAATGCAGTATAAAGGTAAAAGGACAGGAAAGATTGCTTTCATATTTGGATTTTGATGTCATTGATGGCAAATTGACAGTACAAATAAAGAACCCAGATTCTGTATTTGGTCAGGTATTCTTTCCCTATAGCATGGAGAAAGTGAATAGCAATATTGAAATTTATATTACTGCTCCCACCTTAACACACATAAATTTGTACGGCTCTAACCCGATTATTTTCTCAGACTCTATTACACTTGATAATTTGATAATTAATTCTGATTTTGGTTGTAATGTTACTATAAATAAGATGAGAATTAATCAATTGAACTTTGTCATAGCTGATGATATTGGTATAAATATTAAGAGCCTAACCGCTAAGCAAGCCAATTTTGATATCTCTGGGAATGGTAAAATAAGACTGAACTCAGGGTATATAGATAATACCTCTTTCTCCATAGCAGGTAATGCTGACCTGAAAATCAGAAATCTGACAGCTAAGAAAGCCCGCTTTGCTGTTCCGGGGAATGCAGACTTAGATGTAAACTTCAACCGCACAGACACGGCATCCTTCTATATAATGGGTAATACAGATGCCAAGATTACGGGAACAACACGTCTGCCTATACAAATGATAGAAGGGGGTAAAGCCGTTATCAAGAATGAAACAACAAGAATTAAATAA
- the recA gene encoding recombinase RecA — MAKEDTGTTSAAEGKLKALQAAMSKIEKDFGKGSIMRMGDEQIEQVEVIPTGSVALDTALGVGGYPRGRIIEIYGPESSGKTTLAIHAIAEAQKQGGIAAFIDAEHAFDRFYAEKLGVDVDNLWVSQPDNGEQALEIADQLIRSSAIDILVVDSVAALTPKKEIEGDMGDSAVGLQARLMSQALRKLTSTIAKTNTCCIFINQLREKIGMMFGNPETTTGGNALKFYSSVRLDIRRITSIKDGDQVIGNQVRVKIVKNKVAPPFRKAEFEITFGEGISKIGEIVDLGVQYGIIQKSGSWFSYNGTKLAQGRDATKAMIKDNPELAEELEGLIKNAIIEQTK; from the coding sequence ATGGCAAAAGAAGATACAGGTACGACATCGGCAGCTGAAGGTAAACTGAAAGCTTTGCAGGCTGCAATGTCTAAGATAGAAAAAGACTTTGGTAAAGGGTCCATCATGCGTATGGGCGACGAACAAATAGAACAGGTAGAGGTTATCCCAACGGGTAGTGTTGCCCTCGACACAGCACTCGGCGTAGGTGGTTATCCACGTGGTAGAATTATTGAAATTTATGGTCCAGAAAGTTCTGGTAAGACTACATTGGCTATTCACGCTATTGCAGAGGCACAGAAGCAGGGCGGTATAGCAGCCTTCATTGATGCAGAGCATGCGTTCGATCGATTCTACGCAGAGAAGTTAGGTGTGGATGTTGATAATCTTTGGGTTTCACAGCCAGACAATGGTGAGCAGGCTTTAGAGATTGCAGATCAGCTGATTCGCTCTTCTGCTATTGACATCCTCGTTGTCGACTCAGTTGCAGCCTTGACTCCAAAGAAGGAGATTGAGGGTGACATGGGTGACTCTGCCGTAGGTCTGCAAGCACGACTGATGAGTCAGGCATTGCGTAAACTTACCTCAACAATCGCAAAAACTAATACTTGCTGCATCTTCATCAACCAGTTGCGTGAGAAGATTGGTATGATGTTTGGTAATCCAGAAACAACAACAGGTGGTAATGCACTAAAGTTCTATAGCTCTGTACGCCTTGACATCCGTCGTATTACATCTATCAAGGATGGCGATCAGGTTATTGGTAATCAGGTTCGTGTGAAGATAGTAAAGAACAAGGTTGCTCCTCCTTTCCGTAAGGCAGAGTTTGAGATTACCTTCGGTGAGGGTATTTCAAAGATTGGCGAGATTGTTGACTTGGGTGTTCAGTATGGTATCATTCAGAAGAGCGGTAGCTGGTTTAGCTATAATGGGACCAAACTTGCACAGGGTCGTGATGCAACCAAGGCTATGATCAAGGATAATCCAGAACTTGCAGAAGAGCTGGAGGGCTTGATTAAGAATGCTATCATCGAACAGACGAAGTAA
- a CDS encoding DUF6621 family protein — MNAQEAQNIKWSENIIIVDGDYINHVAFDLIVNFERMLNRRIPAADFSQWVVNIALDGRLKPGNHETQVVLLHDKKNPRLENFAPADYLKELNGQAFKDSQLGEFIINAIATGDEVAKKDDVLLDLLKTILSHEEVRRIMVVSNAEDSQLMSTLRSTLRDVDDELKHITLFAMQPLEGGNFKQQILGYSLLNAMGISASEIESKIK; from the coding sequence ATGAATGCACAAGAAGCACAGAACATTAAATGGAGTGAGAACATCATCATTGTTGATGGTGATTATATAAACCATGTCGCTTTCGATCTCATTGTCAATTTTGAGCGAATGCTGAACCGTCGTATTCCCGCTGCTGATTTCAGCCAGTGGGTTGTAAACATTGCCCTTGACGGACGTTTGAAGCCAGGAAATCACGAAACACAAGTGGTTCTTTTACATGATAAGAAGAATCCAAGACTTGAGAATTTTGCCCCAGCCGATTATCTAAAAGAACTGAATGGGCAAGCATTCAAAGATTCACAGCTTGGCGAATTTATTATCAATGCTATTGCTACAGGTGATGAAGTAGCCAAGAAAGACGATGTTCTTCTCGACCTCCTAAAGACTATTCTTAGTCATGAAGAGGTTAGACGTATTATGGTTGTATCAAACGCTGAGGACAGCCAATTGATGAGTACACTTCGTTCTACGCTTCGCGATGTAGATGATGAGCTAAAACATATTACCTTGTTTGCAATGCAACCACTCGAAGGAGGTAATTTCAAACAGCAAATTTTGGGTTACTCGCTTCTTAATGCAATGGGTATATCCGCTTCAGAGATTGAAAGTAAGATTAAGTAA